ATAACTGGAGCGATAAAGACAACCCTTGTACACCATCTTATTATACGAGTGACAAATTTGTAAGCCGGAATTTATTAGTCTCCAATATCGGACTGGTGGCTAAAAGAGGAAATGACAACAGCATGCTGATTGTTGCGACCGATCTCCTGACAACGAAAGGATTAAGCGGGGTTACACTTGAATTACTGGATTATCAGCGCCAGGTTATTCACACTGTGAAAACTGATGGCGATGGGATGGCTTCCTTTGACTTGAAAAGAAAACCTTTCCTGCTGGTTGCCAAAAATGGAGATGAACGCGGATATTTAAAGCTTGATGATGGAAATTCACTTCCGCTGAGTCGTTTTGATGTTGGTGGTGATGTGGTACAAAATGGCTTAAAAGGATTGATTTATGGAGAACGTGGTGTCTGGAGACCAGGAGATTCACTCTTCTTATCTTTCATTCTGGAAGATAAACTGAAGAAACTTCCTGCCGCCTATCCGGTTACTTTTGAACTGTATAATCCACAGGGCCAACTGGTCAAAAAAGCAATCAGCGGTGCCTCTTTAAATGGATTTTATGCCTTCCGTACAGCGACTGAAAGTACTGCACCTACCGGAAACTGGGTAGCGAAAGTAAAAGCAGGCGGAGCTTCCTTTCAAAAAACAATCAAGATCGAGACGGTTATGCCTAACCGTTTGAAAATTGGTTTTGACATAGGCAACCGTAAATATTTAGGCACAGGGGCAACAGCAACTGCTGCCCTTTCTGCCAACTGGTTATTTGGCGCAGCTGGTAAAAACCTGAAAGCTAAAGTAGATGTGAATTTGAATACCATGGAAACTACGTTCCCTGGATTTGGTGGTTATAATTTTGATAATCCAACTGTAAATTTCGTCTCCCAGGTTAAAACTATATTTGAAGGCAGACTGAACGAAAACGGAATGGCAGCTGTCAATACAAATCTGAACGATAATGCAACCGCACCGGGAGTACTGAAAGCTAATTTTACCACCAAAGTATTTGAAGCAGGTGGAAATTTCAGTATTGACAATTTCTCTGTCCCCTACCACGTATTTACCAATTATTATGGGATCAAAGCACCAGAGGGAGAAAAATTAAGCGGAATGCTGGTGACCGGTAAAGATCATAACTTTAGTATCGTGAATGTAAACCGCGATGGTAAACTGATTGGTGGTTCTAAAAATGTTCAGGTAGAATTATACAAAGTACAATGGCGCTGGTGGTGGGAACAGGATACTCAAAATTCCTTCGCTAATTTTACTCAGAACGAATATAACAAGCTGATTCAGAAAGAAAATGTAACCTTACAAAATGGAAAAGGGAACTGGACGTTACACATTAATGAACCCGAATGGGGACGTTACCTGGTTTTGGTCCGCGATTTGAATGGAGGCCACGTAACCGGTAAAGCTGTTTATGTAGATTGGCCGGGATGGGCACAACGCGAACAATCAGCGAACCCGACCGAAGCATCCATGCTTTCTTTTACTGCAAATAAAACTAAATTCAAAGTAGGTGAAGACGTAGTCTTAACGATCCCTACCGGCGAAAACGGAAGGGCTTTAATCTCTATTGAAAATGGAAGCCGGGTTTTAAAAACTTATTGGACGGATACCAAAAAAGGTCAGACTCAATTTAAATTCAAGGCAGAGAAGAATATGGCGCCAAACGTGTTTGCGAACATTACGTTATTACAACCGCATGCACAAACAGTCAATGACTTACCAATCCGGATGTATGGCGCTATTCCTTTAATCATTGAAGATCCGGAAACGATATTAAAGCCAGTCATTAAAATGGCTGACAAGATCAAACCTGAAACTGAAAATACGATTACCGTTTCTGAACAGAACGGAAAAGCAATGACCTATACGATTGCACTTGTAGATGAAGGGTTACTGGACTTAACAAGATTCAAAACTCCGGACCCGCATGCTGTATTTTATGCACGTGAAGGTTTGGGCGTTAAAACATGGGACCTTTTTGACTATGTATTAGGTGCATGGGGCGGTAATCTGGAACGCATTCTAAGTATTGGAGGTGATGGCAGTGCAAATCGCAACCTGAATCCTGCAAAAGCAAACCGCTTTACTGCCGTTGTTAAATACTTAGGCCCATTTGCTTTAGGCAAAGGGGGCAGTCAGACGCACAAATTCAAGTTACCGCAATATATTGGCGCAGTCAGGGCAATGGTTGTTGCCGGACAAGACGGTGCCTATGGATTTGCAGAGAAATCTGTGCAGGTGAAAAAACCATTAATGGTATTGGCGACCTTACCAAGGGTTATAGGGCCAGGGGAAAGTTTCACTTTGCCAGTCACCGTATTCGCAACAGAAAAGAATCTTAAAAATGTAAACGTACAACTGCAAACACAAAATCTACAGGTAGCAGGTGCTAAAACAAGGCAATTAACTTACGCGCAACCGGGTGAACAAATGGCTTATTTTGAAGTCACTGTGCCGCAAATGACAGGAATTGCTAAAGTGAAAATTGTAGCACAAAGCGGAGCGGAGAAAGCAGTTTACGATCTTGAACTGGATATCAGAAACCCAAATCCATATGTAACTAATGTAGTTTCTGCCATCATACAGCCGGGGCAAAGCTGGACTGCAAATTACCTGCCTTTAGGTATTGCAGGCAGTAATTCCGGAAGCGTAGAATTATCGGCTATCCCACCGGTTAACCTTAAAAAGCGACTAAGTTACCTTATGCAGTATCCACATGGTTGTGTAGAACAGACAACTTCGGCTGTGTTCCCGCAATTATTCCTGAATAAATTAAGCCCGCTGACTGAACAGCAGAAAGCCCAAACGGATAAAAACATCAAAGCTGGAATTAACAGACTGCGTTCTTTCCAAACTACAGAAGGCGGTTTAGCTTACTGGCCGGGTGAGCCTGCTGCTGATGAATGGGGGACTAACTACGCCGGACACTTCCTGGTAGAAGCACAAAACGGTGGTTATAATATTCCTGTGGGTATGCTGGACGAAGTTTTACGTTACCTGAAAGGCAAAGCAGGAAGCTGGGTACCCAATAGCAACAATTTCTATGGCGGCGATCTGTCACAAGCTTATCGTTTGTATGTACTGGCGCTGGCGCGTAAACCAGAAATGGCAGCCATGAACAGGTTACGCGCTTTTGAATATCTGTCAGTTAGTGCTAAATGGAGGCTTGCAGCTGCTTATCAGCTTGCAGGACAGGCTTCGGCTGCTAATGCGCTGATCAAAGGCCTTGAAGTAACGATCAAACCTTATACACAACTGGGTGGCACTTATGGCTCTGATAGTCGTGATGAAGCCATGATCCTGGAGACTTTAACGCTGATGGGACAAAGAGGAAAAGCAGCACAGGTATTACAAACGCTGGCAGCTAAATTAGGTACAAATGACTGGTACAGTACACAAACTACAGCGTATAGCTTATTAGCCGTGGCCAAATTTTGCGGACAGAATTCAGCTTCTGCCAAATTGAACTATAGCTATCAGCTGGATGGAAAAAAAGGAACGTTGAATGCAAACCAATACTTAAGCAGTTTACCTATCAATTTTAAAGGAAAAACAGCAGTAGTGACTAATCATGGACAAACTGTACTTTTTGCCCGGTTAATTCTGGATGGACAACCAGCCGCTGGTCAGAATAACTTCAAACCTAACAACGCGGAGATTCTGGATATGTCGATCAGCTATAAATTACTGAACGGGAAACCAGTTGATCCTTCAGTTTTAAAACAAGGATTGGATTTCTACGCTGAAGTAGTCGTAAAAAATCCGGGTAAAATGGGTCTTTATGAGCAGATGGCCTTAACACAGATATTCCCTTCTGGCTGGGAAATTATCAATACAAGAGTAAATGATAACGAAAGTATTATCTCTTCCTCTCCGTATACTTACAGGGATATCAGAGATGATCGCGTATTCACTTATTTCAACCTCAGAGAGAATGAGACGGTAACTTATAAAGTATTGTTAAACGCTTCATATATTGGTAAATACTACTTATCAGCAGTACAGTGTGAGGCCATGTACAACAATACAATTAGTGCAACACAAGATGGAAAATGGGTGCAGGTGATTAAATAAAAATGAACATAAAAATAAAGCCGGTATCAAAACTACTGATTGGCGATGGTATAGTATTCCTGTTATTATGTTGGTTTTTAGTATGCCTGCCTGCCAGACTGTTTGTCTCTCCCACTTCTTATGTCGTGGAAGCTTCCAATGGAGGACTATTGAATGCCGCCATTGCCGCAGATGGGCAATGGCGCTTTCCTGCTGCTGACACTGTACCTGACAAATTTGCAAAATGTATTGTCGCTTTTGAGGACAAAAGGTTTTACAAACATCCCGGGATTGACATTTTGGCTATGGCAAGGGCGATGAAACAAAACTTCCGCGCCAAAGGAATTGTAAGTGGCGGCAGTACGCTGACCATGCAAACTATCCGGCTCAGCCGCAGACAAGACCGTACGGTTGCTCAAAAGTTATTCGAAATCTTACTGGCAATCCGTTTAGAGGTTAGAAGTTCAAAAAAAGAAATCCTCAAATTATATGCTGCCAATGCACCCTTTGGAAGTAATGTGGTTGGCCTGGAAGCAGCAGCCTGGCGATATTTTGGCAGGAGCCCTCAGTCACTTTCCTGGGGAGAAATGGCAACATTGGCCGTTTTACCCAATAGTCCGAGGTTAGTACATCCGGGCCGTAATATTACAAGGCTGATTACCAAGAGAAATAACCTGCTTGATGAGCTCGCTAAATTAAAAATCATTGATCAGGCTACGGCCAATCTGTCCAAACTAGAGCCCGTACCCGGTAAACCAAGGCCGTTACCACAAGACGCTCCCCATTTATTGAATAGATTTAAAACTGAAAGAATCAGTTTAAAGATCCCGAACACGCGTGTAAGGTCAACTTTAGATGAATCCTTGCAGTTAAAGATCAATTCCTTATTAAAAAGATATAACAACCGCTATCGCGCAAATGATATTGATAACATTGCTGCGCTCGTCCTGAATGTAAAAAACGGGACAGTGATGGCTTATGCAGGGAATATTTATCAGCCGGAAAATGCAGCATTGGAAAGTCATGTAGACATGATCAAAGCTCCGCGCAGTCCCGGCAGCACCTTAAAACCACTGTTATACGCCAGTATGTTAAATGACGGACTGATCCTTCCTAAAACTCTGATTCCGGATATCCCTACTCAAATCGGCAACTATTCTCCACAAAATTATGACCTGGGTTACGATGGAGCAATTGCTGCCGACCGTGCATTAAGCCGTTCACTGAACATTCCGGCAGTTCGTTTATTACAGACTTATAAATATCCCCGCTTTTATGATCAATTAAAAAAACTTGGATTTTCAACGCTTAACCAACCGGCAGATCATTATGGTTTGTCATTAATTCTTGGAGGCAGTGAAGTCACCTTGTGGGATCTTGCCAAAACTTATATGGGCATGGCCAGATCACTCAACCATTATAATGACTATAAAGGATATTATAATCCACATGATTACGACGCCCCGGTTTATGTACAGTCAAAAAACACAGAAAAACCAGATGAAAATGAAATGCAGCGTAACTCCTTTCTGGATAACGGAGCTATCTGGAGCACATTTAATGCAATGGAAGAATTGATGCGCCCCGGTGACGAAGGGCTCTGGGAGCAATTTTCTTCTGCACAACGTTTAGCCTGGAAAACCGGGACAAGTTTTGGTTTCAGAGATGCCTGGGCAATTGGCCTTACGCCCGATTATGTAGTTTGTGTGTGGGTAGGAAATGCAGATGGTGAAGGCAGGCCCGGATTAACAGGAATTGATGTTGCGGCGCCTGTATTATTTGATATTTTCAGGCAATTACCTAAAGGTAAATGGTTTGAAACACCAAAAAACAAATTGAAACAACTGACGATCTGTCGTCAAAGTGGCTATAAAGCCAGTCAATATTGTCCTGACCGTGTTAATGAGCTGGTTCCTTTTGCGGGAGAAAAAACTGTAGTTTGCCCCTACCATAAAATCATACATCTTAACCAGGGCGCTGCTTTCAGAGTCACAGATCAATGTGTAAGCCCGGCAGATATGGTCCACCAACCCTGGTTTATTTTGCCGCCAGCAATGGAATATTATTATAAGATCAAGCATAGCGACTATAAACCTTTGCCCCCATTTATGGAAGGATGCGGCGATACCGGTAATAATTATGTAATGGATATGATCTATCCGAAGAATAATGCCGCTATTTATATTCCCTTAGAGTTTGATGGCAAAAGAGGAAAAGTTGTATTTACAGCAACGCATAAAAATGCTGCCGCTCAGATATACTGGCATATAGACAATGAATATGTGGCCACAACCGCGCATACACATCAGCTGAGCCTGAGTCCGGCACCCGGCAAGCATACCTTAACACTAGTGGATGATCAGGGAGAAAGATTTGTTCAGCAGTTTACTATACTGGACCGGGATAAAAACTAATCAGCCGTTAAAGGACGGATTAATTTTCGTTCTGCCCCGCCTATCACGATCAGGTACTGCGCAATCATGTAAATTACACTAATCAGCAGATCAGAAAATTCAAAGGGGCTAATAAAGTAAGTATGCGCTAAAAGTGCATCAGCAAAGATAAAAAACAAGACACCTGTAAGAATCAGCTTAAAGCTCAGTTGATTTACACGTTGATTTCTAAAGGCGGCCATCATAATAAGCAGGGCGACAATAAAAATGCAGGCCAGTACAGGTAACCTTAAGGTACCCAAATGTGGTCTGAGATAGAAATAAAAAGCAGTAAAAGTGATGGCGCTACTGAAAATGGCGATCCTTGCCCCTTTTTTATCAAGCTCTTGCGCAGAGCGAAAATCAAGGTAAAAAGCACCCATATAAAACAGATGGCAAATCAGGAAGGCGACCAGTCCATAAGAAAACCAGGACGGATTATAGCCCCTCAGCAGAAACAAAGCACTGCCGGTAAGGGCAAAAACCAAACCTGTAAATAACCTTTGATGGAAACGGCCGCTTAACTTTGTAGTCAGGCAGAAAAACACCATTAGTACCAGCGTAATGCACGGTATCAGACCATAGTTTAAAAGCGTAAATTGCTTGTATCCGGAAGCCAGCACCAATATAAATAGCAGTGCATAAGCCAGGTTAAATAGCAGGTATTTTTTTATCAACCCCATATATCAGGATAATTGTGTTAATCACCCGAAGTAAGAACCAGGAATTATTGTGTTAAAGCCTGGTTCTCTATGTGATGATAGAAAAATCGATCCAATAGAAAAAAGCTAATTAATAGCTTCTTTCTCTGTTGTTGTTGTTGCGTTTGAAACCACCGCCACCACCACCAGCACCGCCAGTATTAGGTTTTTCCTGTGCTTCAGCAACTTTAATACGGTTACCATTGTAATCACCACCGTTCATTCTCTTGATCGCTTCTTTAGCCTCTTCGTCTACTGGCATCTCTACGAAACCAAAACCACGACTCTGACCAGTTTCACGATCTTTGATAATTCTAAGTGATTTTACCTGACCGAAATCACCAAATACGGCTGTTAATTCATCTTCCCCTACTTCTAACGGAAGGCCTGTAATAAATATCTTCATTAATGTCTAAAAATTTCCTCAAAGGTACAAAAACCATACCTTTTATTTGCAATCAGATTGTAAGTAATCGATAAAATATTTATTTAATTGTTTAAAGTCCGTAAACACGAGCTATAAAACAGCGCCGGTCGACTCAATTGTTCTTTCCATGCAAAAGTCCCTGCCTTCATAATTCCATTCCAGCATCAGCTTCCATGTGCCTTGCGGAATAGCATCAATAGGGATATGCAGTAGCCCCCACTCATCACTGCGTAAAAACTTGATGTCCTGTTTAAGCTGAGGGTCCGAAATGCAATTGAAAAACACTTTTACGGCCACCGGATGATCGAAAGAAAAAGTTACCGTTTTCATCTGTTATCATTAAGCTATCATTCATATTGCCTGATATTAACAACACAACAACAAATTTATCCGCAATGTTTTAAAAAACTTAAGGAACAGCCTTTATCCTATCTTCCTGCCATTTTGATCAGCTTATGTGCCAGGTCTTTCCCAAGGTAATTATCAATGATACCATGAACCAGGTAAAGTATAGGCGTCATCAGAATAGCTACCAAAAACTTATAAGTATAATTCACTAAACCTATCGCTGCTACCATTTGCCAGCTCCAGTGATATTGAGGATTTAAATAAAAAGCAATAAATATGACGACAAAACTATCGATCAGCTGAGAAACCAGTGTAGAGCCGGTAGATCTAAGCCATAAAGCGCGTTCACCGGTTATTTTTTTAATTTTATGAAAGATCAGCACATCGGCAAACTGGCCAACCAGAAAAGCGACAATAGATCCGACAATAATCCACATTCCCTGCCCGAATATACCTGCAAAGGCATTATCCATATTCACCTGCTGCCCATTAATCTGCTGATTTACCCAGAAATCTGACGAGCTGAGGTTCATTGCACCCCAGACAATAAAAAAAGCATATCCAATCAGCACAGCAGTTAATACCGAAAGAAACCGTACCTGCTTCATCCCGAAATATTCATTGATAATATCAGTCATGATAAAGATCAGCGGCCAGGTGAGCACCCCGGCAGACATATGAAATGATAAATTTGGAACACCTAACAAATTGATATTAAAATGTTTGATTCCGAGTGTGGCTTCCACACTAAATATTTTAACGCCAATAAACTCAGATAGAATAGTATTAGCTACAAAAAAACTCCCTAATACGAGTAATAACCTGCTCTCTTTTGTTTTAAAAGTCATAATGCTAAAATCATAAATATAGATGAATTTTAAACGGGCTCTTAATTTATTTTATAATTTTGCCGTCACATGATAGCTACATACTCGAAACTTCCGGGAACATCCAATAGTATTTTTTCAGTGATGTCCCAGTTAGCGGCTGAACACAACGCCATTAACCTTTCTCAGGGATTCCCTGATTACGATTGTGATCCTAAATTAATTGAACTGGTTGCTGATGCCATGAGAAGCGGACATAATCAGTATGCACCGATGGCTGGTATCCAATCTTTAAGAGAACTGGTTGCCGATAAAGTAAACCTGAAGTATGGATCAAACTACCACCCCGACACTGAGGTAACCATTACCGCTGGTGGTACACAAGCGATTTTCACCGCTCTGACTGCTTGTATTCAGGCTGGTGATGAGGTTATTATTTTCGAGCCTGCTTACGACTGTTATGCACCTACCATAAAAATGCTGGGCGGCCTGGTTAAATCTTATGAAATGATACCTCCCGATTATACAATTGATTGGGAAATGGTCAAAAAACTATTCACTGCCAATACAAAAATGATCATTCTGAATAGTCCGCATAATCCAACTGGTGCGGTATTGACAGAGAAAGATATCAAAGCGCTGATTAAACTGACTAAAGGTACTGATGTATTAGTGCTGAGTGATGAAGTTTATGAGCACCTGGTTTATGACGGTGTAAAACATAATTCTTTAGCTTCGTATGCAGAGTTACGTGACCGGACTTTCATTGTGGCTTCTTTTGGCAAGCTATTACACACAACAGGCTGGAAAGCTGGCTATTGCATTGCACCTGAACAATTAATGAAAGAGTTCAGGAAAATACACCAGTTTAATGTTTTCAGTGTAAACACTCCGATGCAGGTTGGAATTGCCAATTACCTGAAAGATCCTGCTGTTTACCTCGGATTAGCTGACTTTTTCCAGGAGAAACGTGATTTATTCCGTTCTTTGCTGGAGCAAACCAAGTTTAAATTACTACCTTGTAAAGGTTCCTACTTTCAATGCGTGAGCTATGGCCATTTTAGTGACGAGGAAGATACTGTTTTAGCAAAAAGGTTAATTACAGATTTTGGTGTGGCATCCATCCCCGTTTCCGCATTTTATATCCGGAACACGGATCACCAGGTACTGCGCTTTTGTTTTGCTAAAAGGCAAGATACGCTCGAAAAATCCGTTGAAAGATTAATGAAACTATAATTTTCACTTGCCTATTACCTGATCAAGATATGGAGAACCCAAACTATCTCAAAATAAATAATCTAAAAATCACCATTTTTCAAGCTTATTTATTCTGGGAAAATATAGATAAAAACTTGCAGAATATATCCCTGCGTTTGTCTTCGGGCGTAAAGGAAAAAACAGATCTTATTGTATTACCCGAAATGTTCAATACAGGTTTCAGCATGAATGCCAAAGAACTTGCCGAAGAAATGGATGGTAAGACCATGACCTGGATGGCGGATTCAGCAGCCCGATATGACTGTGTAGTCACAGGAAGTCTCATTATCAAAGAAAACAATAACTATTATAACAGAATGATCTGGATGCTGCCAACAGGTGAATATCAGCATTATGATAAAAGACATCTGTTTGGTATGGGCGAAGAAGATAAGACATATACCTCAGGGCAGGATAAGATTGTGGTAGAATTAAAAGGCTGGAAGATCAGGCTGGCTGTTTGTTACGACCTTAGATTCCCGATCTGGTTAAGAAATAATGATCCCTCTTACGATGTACTGCTGATTGTGGCAAGCTGGCCGGATAAACGTATTCCGCATTGGAAAGCACTGATCCCGGCAAGAGCCATAGAAAACCAGAGTTACGTGGTAGCTGTGAACCGTGTAGGCCATGATGGCAAAGAAGTTTACCATAGCGGTCATTCCATGTGTATTGATGCTTTTGGAAATACGGTATATTATAAGCCGGAAGATGAAGATCTTTATACTTTTAGTATCAATTATGACGATCTGATAAAAATACGCAGGGACTTTCCTTTCCTGAAAGATGCTGATCAGTTTAAACTGATAAATTAATAAGAAATCACTTTCATTATATCTCTTATTTAAATCCGGCCCAGGCCGGATTTTTCTGCTTACAGACCTTTTACAAATAACATTTTTAATGTAATCTTGTAACTCAATAACCTAAACCGTTTTTATGTTTGACCGTAGAAAATTCATTAAATGTTCCGCATTATCAGCCTCCCTTCTGGCAATTGATAAAAGTGGAATGGCTAACATTCTTCCTCCCTCCTCCGCTGCTGCTGCCGGAAAACCAATCGTTATTTCTACCTGGGATTTTGGGATTGCCGCTAATCATGCAGCCTGGGAAGTATTATCAACTGGTGGCCGCGCACTTGATGCTGTAGAAAAAGGCGTACAGGTTCCAGAAGCAGATCCTAAAAATCAAAGTGTAGGTTATGGTGGCTTACCGGACAGAGATGGAAAAGTAACTTTAGATGCCTGTATTATGGACGATTTAGGCAACTGCGGTTCAGTAGCTGCCCTTGAACATATCATGCACCCTATTTCCGTGGCCAGGCTCGTGATGGAAAAAACGCCTCATGTAATGCTTGCAGGTGATGGAGCCTTACAATTCGCTTTGGAAAATGGTTTCAAGAAAATAGACCTGTTAACACCAGAAAGTGAAAAAGCATGGAAGGAATGGCTTAAAAC
The sequence above is drawn from the Pedobacter cryoconitis genome and encodes:
- a CDS encoding N(4)-(beta-N-acetylglucosaminyl)-L-asparaginase is translated as MFDRRKFIKCSALSASLLAIDKSGMANILPPSSAAAAGKPIVISTWDFGIAANHAAWEVLSTGGRALDAVEKGVQVPEADPKNQSVGYGGLPDRDGKVTLDACIMDDLGNCGSVAALEHIMHPISVARLVMEKTPHVMLAGDGALQFALENGFKKIDLLTPESEKAWKEWLKTAKYEPIMNIENKLYDKASPTRLPGNQYNHDTIGMLALDANGNLSGACTTSGMAFKLHGRVGDSPIIGAGLYVDNEVGGATSTGVGEEVIRNVGSFLVVELMRQGYPPEEACKEAVMRIIKKKPAKAKEIQVGFLALNKKGQYGAYAIQKGFSYAICNAENKDLLIPGKSYY